The nucleotide sequence CCGCCCGGCAGCCTGTCCTTTTTCGAGCGCCGCACCCAGCGGACGCCGTACTCGTTCGTCCGCCGGCAGCGCGGACACTGGTGCCGTGCCTTGCGGGTCTCCGGCCGTTCGTTGAAGAAGGCGCGCTCGTCGAGAGCCATCCGACGATCTTAATGCAGCAGCGGCCGGTGCTAGGATGGGAAGGTCATGGATGTCAAGGTACTCACCGAGTACGAACAATCCAGCTTGTCGCAGCGCCAGCCGCTGCCAGAGCGGTATCTCGGATTGTCCCTCGACGAGATGGACGCGGGCATCAGGGCCGCCAAGGCCGCCCTCGGCGACAGGCTCCTCATCCTCGGCCACCACTACCAGCGCGACGAGGTGCTCGTCCACGCCGACGTCGTCGGCGACTCGTGGAAGCTCTCGCGCGAGTGCAAGGCGCGCACGACAGCCGAATACGTGGTGTTCTGCGGCGTCCACTTCATGGCCGAGAGCGCAGACATCCTCGGCGCCGATCACCAGAAGGTCTCGCTGCCAGACCTCGCGGCGGGGTGCTCGATGGCCGACATGGTGGACATCGAGCAGCTCGAGATGTGCTGGCGCGAGCTCGAGATGATGGGGATCACCGATGTGGTGCCCGTCACCTACATCAACTCCTCGGCTGCCATCAAGGCGTTCGTCGGCGAGCGCGGCGGCACCATCTGCACGTCGGGCAACGCCCGCGCGACGCTCGAATGGGCGTGGGCGCGCAGCAAGCGGATCCTCTTCATGCCCGACCAGCATCTCGGCCGGAACACGGCGTGGAAGATGGGCGTGCCGCTCGAGCAGATGGCGGTCTGGGATCCGGAAGAAGTGGGCGGCGGTCACATCGCCGGCGACCTGGAAGACGTGCGCCTCATCCTGTGGAAGGGCCACTGCTCGGTACACACGCGGTTCACCGTGGCGCAGATCACGAACGTCCGCAGGCAGCACCCCGGCATTCGCGTCATCGTGCATCCCGAGGTGCCGCTGCCTGTCGTGCAGGCGGCGGACGAGTCGGGTTCGACCGAGCACATCCTGAAGCGCGTGCGTGAATCACCGCCGGGATCGGCGTGGGCGGTGGGCACCGAAATCCACATGGTCAACAGGCTGGCCAACGAAGTGGCGCCAGA is from Acidobacteriota bacterium and encodes:
- the nadA gene encoding quinolinate synthase NadA encodes the protein MDVKVLTEYEQSSLSQRQPLPERYLGLSLDEMDAGIRAAKAALGDRLLILGHHYQRDEVLVHADVVGDSWKLSRECKARTTAEYVVFCGVHFMAESADILGADHQKVSLPDLAAGCSMADMVDIEQLEMCWRELEMMGITDVVPVTYINSSAAIKAFVGERGGTICTSGNARATLEWAWARSKRILFMPDQHLGRNTAWKMGVPLEQMAVWDPEEVGGGHIAGDLEDVRLILWKGHCSVHTRFTVAQITNVRRQHPGIRVIVHPEVPLPVVQAADESGSTEHILKRVRESPPGSAWAVGTEIHMVNRLANEVAPEKTVVTLDQFGCLCSTMFRVSPNHLLWVLDGMLDGVVHNHIVVPEATKRWARVALDTMLTIH